One Anaerolineales bacterium DNA window includes the following coding sequences:
- a CDS encoding ATP-binding protein, translating to HVRPFRAPHHTISNAGLVGGGNWPRPGEISLAHRGVLFLDELPEFGMRVLEVLRQPMEDKVVTISRARGSSSFPANFMLVGAMNPCPCGYYGDVQRECTCSSATVTRYQKRISGPLLDRIDIHVEVPRVDFDKLTDDRTGEPSEIVRARVESARAVQRRRFRGTEITCNADMGPGDVLRFCELDDPGRLLVRQAMQQMQLSARAYHRVLKLARSIADLEGAADIRTSHLAEGLQYRPREGD from the coding sequence TCCACGTACGCCCGTTCCGTGCGCCGCATCACACCATCTCCAACGCCGGTTTGGTGGGCGGTGGCAACTGGCCGCGGCCGGGGGAGATCTCGCTCGCCCATCGCGGCGTGCTCTTCCTGGACGAGCTGCCCGAGTTCGGCATGCGCGTCCTCGAAGTGCTGCGCCAGCCGATGGAGGACAAGGTGGTGACCATCAGCCGGGCGCGCGGCTCGTCTTCCTTCCCGGCCAACTTCATGCTCGTGGGGGCGATGAACCCCTGTCCCTGCGGCTACTACGGCGACGTGCAGCGGGAATGCACTTGCTCCAGCGCCACGGTCACGCGCTACCAGAAGCGCATCTCGGGTCCGCTGCTGGACCGCATCGACATCCACGTCGAGGTGCCGCGGGTGGATTTCGACAAACTGACCGACGACCGCACGGGCGAACCCTCCGAAATCGTGCGCGCCCGCGTGGAGTCCGCCCGGGCTGTCCAGCGCCGGCGCTTTCGCGGAACGGAAATCACCTGCAACGCCGACATGGGCCCGGGCGACGTGCTGCGTTTCTGCGAATTGGACGATCCCGGCCGCCTGCTCGTGCGCCAGGCGATGCAGCAGATGCAGCTCTCGGCGCGGGCCTATCACCGCGTGCTCAAGCTGGCACGCTCGATCGCCGATCTGGAAGGCGCGGCGGACATCCGGACCTCGCACCTGGCCGAGGGGCTGCAGTACCGGCCGCGGGAAGGGGATTGA